A genomic region of Streptomyces sp. NBC_00247 contains the following coding sequences:
- a CDS encoding acyclic terpene utilization AtuA family protein: MRIGNASGFYGDRFDAMREMLTGGPLDVLTGDYLAELTMLILGRGRLKDPSRGYASTFLRQLEESLGLAAERGVKIVANAGGLNPAGLADAVRELADKLGIPVRVAHVEGDSRPVPEGFLTANAYLGGAGITACLRAGADVVVTGRVTDAALVTGPAAAHFGWGPDDLDALAGAVVAGHVLECGTQATGGNYAFFGDHDVRRPGFPLAEIHADGSSVITKHPGTGGVVDLSTVTAQLLYETGGARYAGPDVTARLDTVRLVQEGQDRVGISGVRGEAPPPTLKVGLNRLGGWRNEVVFVLTGLDIEAKSRLVQDQFADALDRSGKAPAEIRWELARTDHPDAPTEETASALLRLVVRDQDPEAVGRAVSGAAVELALGSYPGFHVTAPPGKGAPYGVFKAAHVPASEVAHTAVLPDGTRQVVPAPPVTRVLDLVPVEVPLPPAPEPEVTRSVPLGLLAGARSGDKGGDANVGVWVRDDRAWRWLAHELTTERLRELLPETAGLEVDRQVLPQLRAVNFVVRGLLGEGVAAQARFDPQAKALGEWLRSRHLAVPVSLLDPTALA; the protein is encoded by the coding sequence TTGCGGATCGGCAACGCCTCCGGGTTCTACGGCGACCGGTTCGACGCGATGCGCGAGATGCTGACCGGCGGCCCGCTCGACGTCCTGACCGGCGACTACCTCGCCGAGCTCACCATGCTCATCCTCGGCCGCGGCCGGCTCAAGGACCCCTCGCGCGGTTACGCCTCCACCTTCCTGCGGCAGCTCGAAGAGAGCCTCGGGCTGGCCGCGGAACGTGGGGTGAAGATCGTCGCCAACGCGGGCGGCCTCAACCCGGCCGGACTGGCGGACGCGGTACGGGAGTTGGCAGACAAGCTCGGGATTCCGGTGCGGGTCGCCCACGTCGAGGGCGACAGCCGGCCCGTCCCCGAGGGGTTCCTCACCGCCAACGCGTACCTCGGCGGCGCCGGGATCACCGCCTGCCTGCGGGCGGGCGCGGACGTCGTCGTCACCGGCCGGGTCACCGATGCCGCCCTGGTCACCGGCCCCGCCGCCGCCCACTTCGGCTGGGGTCCCGACGACCTGGACGCCCTCGCCGGGGCCGTCGTCGCCGGGCACGTCCTGGAGTGCGGTACACAGGCCACCGGCGGCAACTACGCCTTCTTCGGCGACCACGACGTGCGCCGCCCCGGCTTCCCGCTCGCCGAGATCCACGCCGACGGCTCGTCCGTCATCACCAAGCACCCCGGCACCGGCGGGGTGGTCGATCTCTCCACCGTCACCGCGCAGTTGCTCTACGAAACCGGGGGCGCCCGGTACGCCGGGCCCGACGTGACCGCCCGACTCGACACCGTGCGGCTCGTCCAGGAGGGGCAGGACCGGGTCGGGATCAGCGGGGTACGGGGCGAGGCGCCGCCGCCCACGCTGAAGGTCGGGCTCAACCGGCTCGGCGGCTGGCGCAACGAGGTCGTCTTCGTCCTCACCGGACTGGACATCGAGGCCAAGTCCCGCCTCGTGCAGGACCAGTTCGCCGACGCGCTCGACCGCTCCGGGAAGGCGCCCGCCGAGATCCGCTGGGAGCTGGCCCGCACCGACCACCCCGACGCGCCCACCGAGGAGACCGCGAGCGCACTGCTCCGGCTCGTGGTGCGCGACCAGGACCCGGAGGCGGTGGGCAGGGCGGTCTCCGGGGCCGCCGTCGAGCTCGCCCTCGGCAGCTACCCCGGCTTCCACGTCACCGCCCCGCCCGGGAAGGGCGCCCCGTACGGGGTCTTCAAGGCGGCCCACGTACCGGCCTCGGAGGTCGCGCACACCGCCGTACTGCCGGACGGGACACGGCAGGTGGTGCCCGCACCGCCGGTGACCCGGGTGCTCGACCTCGTACCGGTGGAGGTCCCGCTGCCGCCCGCGCCGGAGCCGGAGGTGACCCGGAGCGTGCCGCTCGGGCTGCTCGCCGGGGCGCGCAGCGGCGACAAGGGCGGTGACGCGAACGTCGGGGTGTGGGTGCGCGACGACCGCGCCTGGCGGTGGCTGGCGCACGAGCTGACCACCGAGCGGCTTCGTGAACTCCTGCCGGAGACAGCCGGCTTGGAGGTCGATCGGCAGGTGCTCCCGCAGCTGCGGGCGGTGAACTTCGTCGTCCGGGGGCTGCTGGGCGAGGGAGTCGCCGCACAGGCCCGGTTCGACCCGCAGGCCAAGGCGCTGGGGGAGTGGCTCCGCTCGCGCCACCTGGCCGTACCCGTCTCCCTGCTCGACCCGACCGCCCTGGCCTGA
- a CDS encoding acyl-CoA carboxylase subunit beta — protein MTVLPTGLDTAGPEYAANRAALLAKLDDLGAEHAKALAGGGEKYVARHRSRGKLPARERIELLIDPDTPFLELSPLAGWGSDYTVGASLVTGIGVVEGVECLITANDPTVRGGASNPWTLKKALRANEIAFANRLPCISLVESGGADLPSQKEIFIPGGALFRDLTRLSAAGIPTVAVVFGNSTAGGAYVPGMSDHTVMIKDRSKVFLGGPPLVKMATGEESDDESLGGAGMHARTSGLADHFAVDEHDALRQARRIVARLNWRKAHADPGPAEPPKYDEEELLGIVPGDLKVPFDPREVIARLVDGSDFDAFKPLYGTSLVTGWARLHGYPVGILANAQGVLFSEESQKAAQFIQLANQRDIPLVFLHNTTGYMVGKEYEQGGIIKHGAMMINAVSNSKVPHLSVLMGASYGAGHYGMCGRAYDPRFLFAWPSSKSAVMGPQQLAGVLSIVARASAAAKGRPYDDEADAGLRALVEQQIEAESLPVFLSGRLYDDGVIDPRDTRTVLGMCLSAIHTAPVEGARGGFGIFRM, from the coding sequence ATGACCGTCCTGCCCACCGGGCTCGACACCGCCGGACCCGAATACGCCGCCAACCGCGCCGCCCTCCTCGCCAAACTCGACGATCTTGGCGCCGAGCACGCGAAGGCGCTGGCCGGGGGCGGCGAGAAGTACGTGGCCCGGCACCGTTCGCGCGGGAAGCTCCCCGCGCGGGAGCGGATCGAGCTGCTGATCGACCCGGACACCCCGTTCCTGGAGCTGTCGCCGCTGGCCGGCTGGGGCAGCGACTACACGGTGGGCGCCTCGCTGGTCACCGGGATCGGAGTGGTCGAGGGCGTCGAGTGCCTGATCACCGCCAACGACCCGACCGTACGCGGTGGCGCCTCCAACCCGTGGACGCTGAAGAAGGCGCTGCGGGCCAACGAGATCGCCTTCGCCAACCGGCTGCCCTGCATCAGCCTGGTGGAGTCCGGGGGCGCCGACCTGCCCTCGCAGAAGGAGATCTTCATCCCCGGCGGGGCGCTCTTCCGCGATCTCACCCGGCTCTCCGCCGCCGGAATCCCCACCGTGGCCGTGGTGTTCGGCAACTCCACCGCCGGAGGCGCGTACGTCCCCGGGATGTCCGACCACACCGTCATGATCAAGGACAGGTCCAAGGTCTTTCTCGGTGGTCCGCCCCTGGTGAAGATGGCCACCGGCGAGGAGAGCGACGACGAGTCCCTCGGCGGCGCCGGGATGCACGCGCGCACCTCCGGGCTCGCCGACCACTTCGCGGTGGACGAGCACGACGCGCTGCGACAGGCCCGCCGGATCGTCGCCCGGCTCAACTGGCGCAAGGCGCACGCCGATCCGGGACCCGCCGAACCGCCGAAGTACGACGAGGAGGAGCTGCTCGGCATCGTGCCGGGCGACCTCAAGGTGCCCTTCGACCCGCGCGAGGTCATCGCCCGGCTGGTCGACGGCTCCGACTTCGACGCCTTCAAGCCGCTCTACGGCACCAGCCTGGTCACCGGCTGGGCGCGGCTGCACGGCTATCCGGTCGGCATCCTCGCCAACGCGCAGGGCGTGCTCTTCAGCGAGGAGTCGCAGAAGGCCGCACAGTTCATCCAGCTCGCCAACCAGCGCGACATCCCGCTGGTCTTCCTGCACAACACCACCGGCTACATGGTCGGCAAGGAGTACGAACAGGGCGGCATCATCAAGCACGGCGCGATGATGATCAACGCGGTCTCCAACTCCAAGGTCCCGCACCTGTCCGTACTGATGGGCGCCTCCTACGGGGCCGGCCACTACGGCATGTGCGGACGCGCCTACGACCCCCGCTTCCTCTTCGCCTGGCCCAGCAGCAAGTCCGCCGTGATGGGCCCGCAGCAGCTCGCCGGGGTGCTCTCCATCGTGGCCCGCGCCTCCGCCGCCGCGAAGGGCCGGCCCTACGACGACGAGGCCGACGCCGGTCTCCGCGCCCTGGTGGAGCAGCAGATCGAGGCCGAGTCGCTGCCGGTGTTCCTCTCCGGGCGGCTCTACGACGACGGGGTCATCGACCCCCGCGATACCAGGACCGTCCTCGGGATGTGCCTCTCCGCGATCCACACGGCCCCCGTCGAAGGCGCCCGCGGCGGCTTCGGCATCTTCCGGATGTGA
- a CDS encoding ATP-binding protein, with translation MITSLLVANRGEIACRIFRTCRALGITTVAVYSDADAAALHVREADLAVRLPGATPADTYLRGDLVVAAALAAGADAVHPGYGFLSENASFAAAVQDAGLLWVGPPVKAIEQMASKTRAKELMAAAEVPLLAPVDPATATGADLPLLLKAAAGGGGRGMRIVRELEALPAELTAARAEAESAFGDGEVFAEPYVERGRHVEVQVMADDHGTVWALGTRDCSLQRRHQKVVEEAPAPGLGEELRTRLHEAAVAAARAVGYRGAGTVEFLVSAEGRPYFLEMNTRLQVEHPVTEVVFGLDLVALQLRTAEGEPLPAAAPPAPEGHAVEARLYAEDPAHDWRPQTGLLHALDLPGEPGVRLDTGYTGGDTIGVHYDPMLAKVVAHAATRTEAVRLLARVLERARVHGPVTNRDLLVRSLRHPDFLAARLDTGFYERHLPTLAPAPDEEAVRRAALAAALADAAARTAGGAGESAAVPARFGAWRNLPSQSQTKRYRAEPDAGEYEVAYRATRTGPVPHDAPGIRVVEVRPDRVTLELDGVVRRFAVTAHGDRVYVDTADGSHTFTALPRFTDPATRSEPGSLLAPMPGTVVRLAEGLAPGAAVEAGQPLIWLEAMKMEHRILAPAAGTVTALHAAPGLQVEVGALLAVVQEAPQDTPHAQEAPPAQDTPQEEPQP, from the coding sequence GTGATCACTTCGCTGCTCGTCGCCAACCGGGGCGAGATCGCCTGCCGGATCTTCCGCACCTGTCGCGCGCTCGGCATCACCACCGTCGCCGTGTACTCCGACGCGGACGCCGCAGCCCTGCACGTCCGCGAGGCCGACCTCGCCGTGCGGCTGCCGGGGGCGACCCCCGCCGACACCTATCTCCGGGGCGACCTGGTCGTCGCCGCGGCGCTCGCGGCGGGGGCCGACGCCGTGCACCCCGGGTACGGCTTCCTCTCCGAGAACGCCTCCTTCGCCGCCGCCGTGCAGGACGCCGGACTGCTCTGGGTCGGCCCACCGGTCAAGGCGATCGAGCAGATGGCGTCGAAGACCCGCGCCAAGGAGCTGATGGCCGCCGCCGAGGTGCCACTGCTCGCCCCCGTGGACCCCGCCACCGCGACCGGGGCCGACTTGCCGCTGCTGCTCAAGGCGGCAGCCGGTGGCGGCGGGCGCGGGATGCGGATCGTACGGGAACTCGAAGCGCTGCCGGCCGAGTTGACGGCAGCCAGGGCCGAGGCGGAGTCCGCGTTCGGGGACGGCGAGGTGTTCGCCGAGCCGTACGTGGAACGCGGCCGGCACGTCGAGGTCCAGGTGATGGCCGACGACCACGGCACCGTCTGGGCGCTCGGCACCCGCGACTGCTCCCTCCAGCGCCGCCACCAGAAGGTCGTCGAGGAGGCCCCCGCCCCCGGCCTCGGCGAGGAGCTGCGGACCCGGCTGCACGAGGCGGCCGTGGCCGCCGCACGGGCCGTCGGCTACCGGGGCGCCGGGACCGTGGAGTTCCTCGTCTCCGCCGAAGGGCGGCCGTACTTCCTGGAGATGAACACCCGTCTCCAGGTCGAACACCCGGTCACGGAAGTCGTGTTCGGGCTCGACCTGGTCGCCCTCCAGCTCCGCACCGCCGAAGGCGAGCCACTGCCCGCCGCCGCCCCGCCCGCCCCCGAGGGTCACGCCGTGGAGGCCCGGCTCTACGCCGAGGACCCCGCCCACGACTGGCGTCCGCAGACCGGACTCCTCCACGCGCTCGACCTGCCCGGGGAACCCGGGGTGCGCCTGGACACCGGGTACACCGGCGGCGACACCATCGGGGTGCACTACGACCCGATGCTCGCCAAGGTCGTCGCCCACGCCGCCACCCGCACCGAGGCGGTACGCCTCCTCGCCCGCGTCCTGGAACGCGCCCGCGTCCACGGCCCGGTCACCAACCGGGACCTGCTGGTCCGCTCCCTGCGTCACCCCGACTTCCTCGCCGCCCGCCTCGACACCGGGTTCTACGAGCGCCACCTCCCCACCCTCGCCCCGGCCCCCGACGAGGAGGCCGTCCGCCGCGCGGCCCTGGCCGCCGCCCTCGCCGACGCGGCGGCCCGTACGGCGGGCGGGGCCGGGGAGTCCGCCGCCGTGCCCGCCCGCTTCGGCGCCTGGCGCAACCTCCCCTCCCAGTCGCAGACCAAGCGCTACCGCGCCGAGCCCGACGCCGGGGAGTACGAGGTCGCCTACCGGGCCACCCGCACCGGGCCCGTCCCGCACGACGCCCCCGGCATCCGCGTGGTGGAGGTCCGCCCCGACCGGGTGACCCTCGAACTCGACGGTGTGGTCCGCCGGTTCGCCGTCACCGCGCACGGCGACCGGGTGTACGTGGACACGGCGGACGGCTCCCACACCTTCACCGCCCTGCCCCGCTTCACCGACCCCGCCACCCGCAGCGAACCCGGCTCCCTGCTCGCCCCGATGCCGGGCACGGTCGTCCGCCTCGCGGAAGGGCTGGCGCCCGGGGCGGCCGTCGAGGCCGGGCAGCCGCTGATCTGGCTGGAGGCGATGAAGATGGAACACCGCATCCTCGCCCCCGCCGCCGGCACCGTCACCGCGCTCCACGCCGCGCCGGGGCTCCAGGTGGAGGTGGGCGCCCTGCTCGCCGTCGTCCAGGAGGCACCGCAGGACACACCCCACGCACAAGAAGCACCACCCGCCCAGGACACGCCCCAGGAGGAACCGCAGCCATGA
- a CDS encoding acyl-CoA dehydrogenase family protein, which translates to MSTVLESAEHQALRAAVAALGKRYGRAYMSSVIAEGRHTDELWAEAAKFGYLGVNLPQEYGGGGAGMAELSIVLEELGAAGAPLLMMVVSPAICGTVISRFGTEAQKRQWLPGLADGSLTMAFGITEPDAGSNSHRITTTARRDGDDWLLTGRKVFVSGVDIADATLIVGRTEDARTGTLKPCLFIVPRDAPGFGRSQIDMELHAPEKQFELVLDDVRLPAEALVGDEDAGLLQLFAGLNPERIMTAAFGIGMGRYALGQAVKYAKTRQVWKAPIGAHQAIAHPLAVAHVELELARLMMQKAAALYDAGDDIGAGEAANMAKYAAGEACVKAVDQAVHTLGGNGLTREYGLASLITAARVARIAPVSREMILNYVSHQSLGLPKSY; encoded by the coding sequence ATGAGCACCGTCCTCGAATCCGCTGAGCACCAGGCGCTCCGCGCCGCCGTCGCCGCCCTCGGCAAGCGCTACGGGCGCGCGTACATGTCCTCCGTCATCGCGGAGGGCCGGCACACCGACGAACTCTGGGCCGAGGCGGCCAAGTTCGGCTACCTCGGCGTGAACCTCCCGCAGGAGTACGGCGGGGGAGGTGCCGGTATGGCCGAACTCTCCATCGTTCTGGAGGAGTTGGGCGCGGCTGGGGCGCCGCTGCTGATGATGGTGGTCTCCCCGGCGATCTGCGGCACGGTGATCTCCCGCTTCGGCACCGAGGCGCAGAAGCGCCAGTGGCTCCCCGGACTCGCCGACGGCAGCCTCACCATGGCCTTCGGGATCACCGAACCGGACGCCGGCTCCAACTCGCACCGGATCACCACCACCGCCCGCCGCGACGGCGACGACTGGCTGCTCACCGGCCGGAAGGTCTTCGTCTCCGGTGTCGACATCGCCGACGCCACCCTCATCGTGGGCCGGACCGAGGACGCCCGCACCGGCACGCTCAAGCCCTGCCTCTTCATCGTCCCGCGCGACGCCCCCGGGTTCGGACGCTCGCAGATCGACATGGAGCTCCACGCCCCGGAGAAGCAGTTCGAGCTGGTCCTCGACGACGTGCGGCTGCCCGCCGAGGCACTCGTCGGCGACGAGGACGCCGGGCTGCTCCAGCTCTTCGCCGGGCTCAACCCCGAACGCATCATGACCGCCGCCTTCGGTATCGGCATGGGCCGCTACGCCCTCGGCCAGGCCGTGAAGTACGCCAAGACCCGACAGGTGTGGAAGGCCCCGATCGGCGCCCACCAGGCCATCGCCCACCCGTTGGCCGTCGCCCACGTAGAACTCGAGCTGGCTCGGCTGATGATGCAGAAGGCCGCGGCCCTCTACGACGCGGGCGACGACATCGGCGCGGGCGAGGCCGCCAACATGGCCAAGTACGCGGCGGGCGAGGCCTGCGTGAAGGCCGTCGACCAGGCGGTGCACACCCTCGGCGGCAACGGCCTCACCCGGGAGTACGGACTCGCCTCGCTCATCACCGCGGCCCGCGTCGCCCGGATCGCCCCGGTCAGCCGCGAGATGATCCTGAACTATGTCTCCCACCAGTCGCTCGGCCTGCCCAAGTCGTACTGA
- a CDS encoding AMP-binding protein produces MVFRSEYADVSILSTPIHEAVLGRAAEFGDTVALIDGTNGMALSYSQLDHFHRRIAAALAEAGLRKGDVLALHSPNTIAYPPVFYGATRAGAAVTTVHPLATAEEFAKQLTDASARWIVTVSPLLDTARRAAELAGGIRQIFVCDAAEGYTSVLDMLGSTAPEPQVEIDPDEDVAVLPYSSGTTGAPKGVMLTHRSIATNLEQLQPFVPLARDEPVLAVLPFFHIYGLTALMNGPLRHGATVVVLPRFDLDQFLATIEKHRIAGLYVAPPIVLALAKHPAVARYDLSSLRYIVSAAAPLDADLARACSERLGLPPVRQAYGMTELSPGTHVVPLSEENPPDGTVGKLIPGTEMRIVRLTDPGTDAEPGAEGEILIRGPQVMKGYLGRPDATAAMIDEDGWVHTGDVGRVDEDGWLYVVDRVKELIKYKGYQVAPAELEALLLGHELLADAAVIGVHDEAGNEIPKAFLVRSPAPEAQKLTPEDVIGYVAERVAPYKKVRRVEFIDAVPRATSGKILRRELRDRERATGPGTGTGAATEGSPA; encoded by the coding sequence ATGGTGTTCCGCAGTGAGTACGCAGACGTATCCATCCTCAGCACTCCCATCCACGAAGCGGTCCTCGGCCGGGCCGCCGAGTTCGGGGACACCGTCGCCCTGATCGACGGCACCAACGGGATGGCCCTCAGCTACTCCCAACTCGACCACTTCCACCGCCGGATCGCCGCCGCACTCGCCGAAGCCGGGCTGCGCAAGGGGGACGTACTCGCCCTGCACAGCCCCAACACCATCGCCTACCCGCCCGTCTTCTACGGGGCGACGCGGGCCGGCGCCGCCGTCACCACGGTCCACCCGCTGGCCACCGCCGAGGAGTTCGCCAAGCAGCTCACCGACGCCTCCGCGCGCTGGATCGTCACCGTCTCCCCGCTCCTGGACACCGCGCGGCGGGCCGCCGAACTCGCGGGCGGTATACGGCAGATCTTCGTCTGCGACGCCGCCGAGGGGTACACCTCGGTGCTCGACATGCTCGGCTCCACCGCCCCCGAGCCGCAGGTGGAGATCGACCCGGACGAGGACGTCGCCGTCCTGCCCTACTCCTCCGGCACCACCGGGGCGCCCAAAGGCGTGATGCTCACCCACCGCTCCATCGCGACCAATCTGGAGCAGCTCCAGCCGTTCGTCCCCCTGGCCCGGGACGAGCCCGTCCTGGCCGTGCTGCCCTTCTTCCACATCTACGGGCTCACCGCCCTGATGAACGGGCCGCTCCGGCACGGGGCCACCGTGGTGGTGCTGCCCCGCTTCGACCTCGACCAGTTCCTCGCCACCATCGAGAAGCACCGGATCGCCGGGCTGTACGTGGCCCCGCCCATCGTGCTGGCCCTCGCCAAGCACCCGGCCGTCGCCCGCTACGACCTCTCCTCGCTCCGCTACATCGTCTCGGCCGCCGCCCCGCTCGACGCCGACCTCGCCCGTGCCTGCTCGGAGCGGCTCGGGCTGCCGCCGGTCCGCCAGGCGTACGGCATGACCGAGCTGTCCCCGGGCACCCACGTCGTGCCGCTCTCCGAGGAGAACCCGCCGGACGGCACGGTCGGCAAGCTGATCCCCGGCACCGAGATGCGGATCGTCCGGCTCACCGACCCCGGCACGGACGCGGAGCCCGGCGCCGAGGGCGAGATCCTGATCCGGGGCCCCCAGGTGATGAAGGGCTACCTCGGTCGCCCCGACGCCACCGCCGCCATGATCGACGAGGACGGCTGGGTGCACACCGGGGACGTCGGCAGGGTCGACGAGGACGGCTGGCTGTACGTCGTCGACCGGGTCAAGGAGCTGATCAAGTACAAGGGCTACCAGGTCGCCCCCGCCGAACTGGAGGCCCTGCTGCTCGGCCACGAACTCCTCGCCGACGCCGCCGTCATCGGCGTCCACGACGAGGCGGGCAACGAGATCCCCAAGGCGTTCCTGGTCCGCTCACCGGCCCCGGAAGCGCAAAAGCTCACCCCGGAGGACGTGATCGGGTACGTCGCCGAGCGCGTCGCCCCGTACAAGAAGGTGCGGCGGGTGGAGTTCATCGACGCGGTGCCCCGCGCCACCTCGGGCAAGATCCTGCGCCGCGAACTCCGCGACCGGGAACGCGCCACCGGCCCCGGGACCGGAACCGGGGCCGCCACCGAAGGGAGCCCCGCATGA